A part of Thermocrinis albus DSM 14484 genomic DNA contains:
- a CDS encoding type IV pilus modification PilV family protein has product MRGSKGFILVEVLVALMVLAVGFTTLFSLMGQQRRFLYTTEKRYRDMLTLTDKLAEGRWDELQVKERSIEEYPGIKEVTVRLGDAEIYLYTR; this is encoded by the coding sequence ATGCGTGGCAGTAAAGGATTTATTCTGGTGGAAGTGTTGGTAGCTTTGATGGTTCTGGCCGTAGGTTTTACTACTCTCTTCTCCCTGATGGGCCAACAGCGTAGGTTCCTCTACACAACGGAGAAACGTTACCGGGATATGCTCACTCTTACAGATAAGCTTGCTGAGGGTAGGTGGGATGAACTGCAGGTAAAGGAACGCTCCATAGAAGAGTATCCCGGTATTAAGGAAGTAACGGTAAGGCTAGGTGATGCGGAGATATATCTCTACACGCGCTGA
- a CDS encoding general secretion pathway protein GspK, giving the protein MILLLALAMFLTLSYYTADLYQDVNSTRRLVNSVYAKEQAVYLCGQIYPILRGILTEDDPSVDTLSDTWARPLTLATEKGDITISVYDEERYINLNTVPERVLKRLSVILNIDPSYWDRLLAWTGRKNITFDSAYPIKASPMDSLEELYYMGFNKEDLVGKTVGARFYPGILSVATVYSSGKINVNTAPLYVLMALDDRIDEDLARRIIERRDKEPFRRVEDLLLVEGFTLDILYSVRDLVDVKSNVFHIVVDVRTQEGSAVCEFIYNRQRDTLLYSTVY; this is encoded by the coding sequence ATGATCCTTCTACTGGCCTTAGCTATGTTCCTTACCCTCTCTTACTACACAGCCGATCTCTATCAGGATGTAAACTCTACAAGGCGTTTGGTAAATTCCGTGTATGCCAAAGAACAGGCCGTCTATCTGTGCGGGCAAATCTATCCCATCCTGAGAGGTATTCTTACCGAGGATGATCCTTCGGTAGACACTTTGTCGGACACGTGGGCGAGACCCTTAACCCTTGCCACAGAGAAAGGAGATATAACCATAAGTGTCTACGACGAGGAGAGATACATAAACCTGAACACGGTACCTGAAAGGGTGCTCAAAAGACTGTCTGTGATCCTCAACATAGATCCATCTTACTGGGACCGACTTTTGGCATGGACAGGTAGAAAGAACATCACCTTTGACTCGGCTTACCCCATCAAGGCTTCTCCCATGGACTCTCTGGAGGAACTTTACTACATGGGTTTCAACAAAGAAGATCTTGTGGGAAAAACGGTAGGTGCCCGCTTCTATCCGGGTATTCTCAGTGTAGCCACCGTTTACTCTTCCGGTAAGATTAACGTAAACACCGCACCTCTGTACGTGCTCATGGCCTTAGATGACAGGATAGATGAGGATCTTGCCAGGAGGATCATAGAGAGGAGAGATAAAGAGCCTTTCAGGAGGGTTGAAGATCTTCTCTTGGTGGAGGGTTTCACTTTAGACATCCTATACTCTGTGAGGGATCTTGTGGATGTCAAAAGTAACGTTTTTCACATAGTGGTAGATGTAAGAACCCAAGAGGGCAGCGCTGTCTGCGAGTTCATCTACAACAGGCAGAGGGACACTCTACTTTACTCTACCGTTTACTAG
- a CDS encoding YihY/virulence factor BrkB family protein: protein MKLRNSDLTESIWLLLKGEFGYHASALTYRFFMVIGSLLILTGILISYTPLANYEVYTYLARLIPEKAGEVMMRLETLYRHRGTGSFISVLLAYYFAADLAGSMRTAFGYATGIKPKGRYISLFLITPLYLLLLSLFLSLLALFPAVMKLFLPWAPQLVLWPVKFMILTGMIYVTYYIFLPVSVKPQHLLKASLFSAVLITVLNYLFTVVIIKLVHANPLYAVMGSVLVFMVWMEKVFVILLTGARLALAYQKVQN, encoded by the coding sequence ATGAAATTGAGGAACTCTGATCTTACCGAATCTATATGGCTACTCCTGAAGGGAGAGTTCGGTTATCACGCTTCCGCTCTTACCTACAGGTTCTTTATGGTGATAGGTTCCCTCCTTATACTTACCGGCATCCTGATATCTTACACCCCCCTCGCCAACTACGAAGTCTATACCTATCTGGCACGCCTTATTCCGGAAAAAGCTGGTGAAGTGATGATGCGCCTTGAGACCCTTTACAGGCACAGGGGAACAGGTTCCTTTATCAGTGTCTTACTGGCCTATTACTTTGCGGCAGACCTTGCAGGTAGTATGCGCACAGCCTTCGGCTACGCCACAGGTATAAAACCTAAAGGTCGCTACATAAGTCTTTTCCTCATCACTCCCCTTTACCTGCTACTACTTTCTCTGTTTCTCTCTCTGCTGGCACTCTTTCCAGCTGTGATGAAACTGTTTTTACCTTGGGCGCCTCAGTTGGTTCTCTGGCCTGTTAAGTTTATGATCCTCACCGGAATGATATACGTTACTTATTACATCTTTCTACCTGTGTCCGTCAAACCACAACACCTTCTTAAAGCTTCTCTTTTCTCAGCGGTTCTCATAACGGTGCTCAACTACCTCTTTACGGTGGTCATCATCAAGCTGGTGCATGCCAATCCTCTGTATGCCGTCATGGGTTCTGTCTTGGTCTTTATGGTGTGGATGGAGAAGGTGTTCGTGATCCTTTTGACGGGTGCAAGGCTAGCGTTAGCCTACCAGAAGGTACAAAATTAA
- the gspG gene encoding type II secretion system major pseudopilin GspG, whose amino-acid sequence MDKRGFTLIEVLVVIVVLGILAAIIVPRITGRLDEAKIEATKVQMKAIRDALEQYRLDNGFYPTTEQGLRALVEKPTVPPIPPRWRQYMEKVPKDAWGRDFVYISPGVNHPYELRSVGPDGKEDTQDDIDAWQ is encoded by the coding sequence ATGGATAAAAGAGGCTTTACCCTCATAGAGGTATTGGTGGTTATTGTGGTTTTGGGTATTTTGGCTGCCATAATAGTGCCTCGCATAACGGGCCGCCTGGACGAGGCCAAGATAGAGGCTACCAAAGTTCAGATGAAGGCTATAAGAGATGCTTTAGAGCAGTACCGCCTGGACAACGGTTTTTACCCTACCACCGAGCAGGGACTTAGGGCTCTCGTGGAGAAACCTACCGTACCTCCCATACCTCCCCGTTGGAGACAGTACATGGAGAAAGTTCCCAAGGATGCTTGGGGGAGGGACTTCGTATACATATCGCCGGGAGTAAATCATCCTTACGAACTCAGATCGGTAGGACCTGACGGTAAAGAAGACACGCAGGATGACATTGATGCGTGGCAGTAA
- a CDS encoding phosphatidylglycerophosphatase A family protein: MLQELIATGFYTGRFRYAPGTVGTLVGVPLVYLLGFDPWFLLLLSLFLYAVGYWSVNYMLDLTREEDPEEVVIDEVLGYTVVFVLVKPTLYHLLVGFVLFRILDIVKPFPIPWMEKLPKAHGVLMDDVTAGVITGLILYLLVG, from the coding sequence ATGCTTCAAGAACTCATAGCTACGGGTTTTTATACAGGGAGATTCAGGTACGCACCTGGGACTGTGGGCACCCTTGTAGGAGTTCCCCTCGTTTATCTTCTGGGCTTCGACCCATGGTTTTTGCTGCTACTCTCCCTGTTTCTGTACGCTGTAGGATATTGGTCTGTTAACTACATGTTGGATCTCACGAGAGAGGAGGACCCGGAAGAGGTGGTGATAGACGAAGTGCTTGGTTACACGGTTGTTTTCGTATTGGTAAAACCCACCCTTTACCACCTACTGGTGGGCTTTGTTCTGTTCCGTATTTTGGATATAGTGAAACCCTTTCCCATACCATGGATGGAAAAGCTACCGAAAGCCCACGGTGTTCTTATGGATGACGTGACGGCAGGTGTTATAACCGGCTTAATTTTGTACCTTCTGGTAGGCTAA
- a CDS encoding KamA family radical SAM protein, producing MRRFFQDVPEDLWRDYHWQIQNRIKTIHELTRYIKLLPEEEEGIRRTQGLYPMAITPYYLSLIDPHDPQDPIRLQAIPRAIETDPYVQSYGEEDALREEGQIPHMTHRYPDRVLVRVTTFCAVYCRHCMRKRIFSQGERSITKEEIDTIIQYIEAHPSVRDVLLSGGDPLSLSYEKLEYILSRLRRIPHVEIIRIGTRLPVLAPQRFFDEKLLKLLERYSPIWINTHFNHPKEITPYAAEAVENLLRHGIPVNNQTVLLKGVNDDPQVMLELMRSLLRIKVKPQYLFHCDPIKGAIHFRTSLEKGLEIMDFLRGKISGMGIPTYAVDLPGGKGKVPLLPSYLVRKEGNRYTFRSFTGELVEYEIEEL from the coding sequence ATGAGGAGGTTTTTTCAGGACGTTCCGGAAGACCTTTGGAGAGATTACCACTGGCAGATACAGAACAGGATAAAAACTATCCATGAGCTCACTCGTTACATAAAACTCCTTCCCGAAGAGGAGGAGGGGATAAGGAGGACGCAGGGACTTTATCCTATGGCCATAACACCCTACTATCTTTCCCTCATAGATCCCCACGATCCCCAAGACCCCATAAGGCTCCAGGCTATACCCCGTGCCATAGAGACAGACCCTTACGTGCAGTCTTACGGTGAAGAAGACGCCCTCAGGGAAGAAGGACAGATTCCCCACATGACTCACAGGTATCCTGACCGCGTGCTGGTGAGGGTGACCACTTTCTGCGCTGTGTACTGCAGACACTGTATGAGGAAAAGGATCTTCTCGCAGGGAGAAAGGTCCATCACTAAGGAAGAGATAGACACCATAATACAGTATATAGAAGCACACCCTAGTGTAAGGGACGTATTGCTTTCGGGAGGTGATCCTCTTTCTCTCAGTTATGAGAAGCTGGAGTATATCCTTAGCAGACTGAGAAGAATCCCCCACGTGGAGATAATAAGGATAGGTACACGCCTTCCCGTACTGGCACCTCAGAGGTTCTTTGACGAAAAACTTCTAAAACTCCTTGAAAGATACTCACCTATATGGATCAACACCCATTTTAACCATCCTAAGGAAATAACCCCTTACGCTGCTGAAGCAGTGGAAAATCTTCTGAGACACGGTATTCCTGTTAACAACCAGACCGTTCTCCTCAAGGGTGTTAACGACGACCCTCAGGTCATGCTGGAACTTATGAGATCGCTCCTGAGAATAAAGGTGAAGCCCCAGTATCTCTTTCACTGTGATCCCATAAAGGGAGCCATTCACTTTAGAACCAGTTTAGAGAAAGGTCTGGAGATAATGGACTTTCTGCGCGGAAAGATATCGGGGATGGGAATCCCCACCTACGCGGTGGATCTTCCGGGAGGGAAGGGAAAGGTACCTCTGCTTCCTTCTTACCTTGTCAGGAAAGAAGGTAACCGATACACTTTCAGAAGCTTTACAGGTGAGTTGGTGGAGTATGAAATTGAGGAACTCTGA
- the metF gene encoding methylenetetrahydrofolate reductase [NAD(P)H]: MKIRDLLRKGFSISFEFFPPKTEEGEEELFETIRNLQSINPTFVSVTYGAGGSTREKTRRVVERIHRETSLTVMAHLTCIAHTEEELTEILRGYREIGIENILALRGDRPKDNSATEKRGCQYAYQLVRLIRTKFGDHFSVGVASYPEGHPESPNLEWEVRYFKMKVEEGADFSITQMFFDNSYYYRFVELCRKEGIDIPIIPGIMPITNFRQIQRFASMCGASIPHHVVQRLEPYAHLPQETMKVGVELAIKQCEDLIENGVPGLHFYTLNKSKATLLIYDAIKDRVPTKI; this comes from the coding sequence TTGAAGATAAGAGACCTGCTCAGAAAGGGGTTTAGCATATCCTTTGAGTTCTTCCCTCCCAAAACAGAGGAGGGAGAGGAAGAACTCTTTGAAACTATAAGGAACCTCCAAAGCATAAACCCCACCTTCGTATCGGTCACTTACGGTGCAGGTGGAAGCACCCGTGAAAAAACACGCCGAGTGGTAGAAAGGATACACCGAGAGACGAGTCTGACAGTAATGGCCCATCTTACTTGCATAGCTCACACGGAGGAGGAGCTTACGGAGATACTGAGGGGGTACAGAGAAATAGGTATAGAGAACATTCTGGCCCTGAGGGGTGATAGGCCAAAAGATAACAGCGCTACCGAGAAAAGAGGGTGCCAGTACGCTTACCAACTTGTGCGCCTCATAAGGACCAAGTTTGGAGATCACTTCTCTGTGGGAGTGGCCTCCTATCCGGAAGGACACCCCGAGTCTCCCAACCTGGAGTGGGAGGTACGCTACTTTAAGATGAAAGTGGAAGAAGGTGCTGACTTTTCTATAACCCAGATGTTCTTTGACAACTCCTACTACTACCGATTTGTGGAGCTGTGCAGAAAAGAAGGTATAGACATACCCATAATACCCGGTATAATGCCCATCACCAACTTCCGACAGATCCAGAGGTTTGCCAGCATGTGTGGTGCCAGCATACCCCACCATGTGGTGCAGAGGTTAGAACCTTATGCCCACCTTCCTCAGGAAACTATGAAGGTAGGTGTGGAGCTAGCCATAAAACAGTGTGAGGATCTTATAGAGAACGGTGTGCCTGGACTTCACTTTTATACCCTCAACAAGTCTAAAGCCACCCTTCTCATATACGACGCCATAAAGGACCGCGTACCTACCAAGATATGA